The DNA segment ataATACTGTGTTGCTGACAACTAAATTGAGTCACAGTGAATTTAGCTCAATAAACATGAtggaatcacattttttttttttttttaccttttcacTACAATATATCATAGCTAAAAATTTGAGCAATTGTCTTATGCCAATCATTGTTCTGGAAATGGAATCCTAAAATGGTATAGTTTAGAGGTGCTGGTAATGGACTGAGCTATAGACTTAAATGCATCAAGTTCATTGTTGGGTGCCCCCTGCTACTATACCTCtgtcagagagaaggaagaaggggtgagaaacaaaagaaattgaaatgaTAGACAGTCACAGCAAAAAAACCTCAGACTATCTCACAGATCAACATTCATGCTGGGACTAGGTTAGCTCTTCATATTGTTAAAGAGGGGAAATACCCTGGAATAGAAATCCACTGGAGGCAACAAGCAcccaaagaaaagcagaaactcAGAGGCTGGGGTTCCTTAGCAAGAATTATTCCTAAAGGGGACTTAGTGAGAGCCTCAGCATAGTGTTCTCCCATCACTTGGAGAAATGCATTATGTGAGCCTTGATTGGTATAAGCTGGGGAAGTACATCAATATCCAACAGATGACTTCAGACTTACACTCACTATCAGACTTACACTCAACAGCTTTGAACTGAGTTCACCAGAACTGTGAGGCAAacattttgaattgttttttgaCCAATGTCACAAAAATGAAACCAACACCAGTTCTACAAATTCAGACACAAAAGCAAAGTTACCTTCATTTCAGAGCAAACTCCatgtgtcattttgttttttcaaagtgACATATGTTTATTTGAATTTAAACACTTGTTTATTTCCATAGACGtactcaatccccagcacctcacaAAGAATGTATTATTTCTAAAGAATCATATCACAGGATCAGATGCATTCTGGATACCACACACACGGTTTGAATCTCTGATGGCCAGTACAGAGTACAACAGTGAGAGAGGAGCTTCTTCCTATAGTCAGAACATCCGTTCTCACATTCCGTGACAGACAGAATAGACATTAAATGCTGGATTAAACTCTGCTTTAaagcagaaaatttaaaatattccaaaaatTAACCAAGAAAAATGTTTGGAAACAACCTATACTTTTAGTGTAGCCTTGGTCTTCTGTTCATTAATAAATGTTAAGTTGTAGTGAAACTACTTGCACTTTTAACACCtatgtttttttctagaattgAGGCTCACCCTTAAAGGGAACTCTACTTTTTCTGGGCTTCTTTTAATCTCTATTCCCCTTTACTCCTGTGTTGGAAGTAAGAGAAAAACatgttaaccttttttttttaaaaaaaaaatattatttaattccattatttcttccttttctttcctctctgcaaactTTCCAATATTCTGCttcatgttctctttcaaatttgtggcctAGTTTTTAGTTAACTGTTGTCAaatgaatgtggtgtgtgtgtgtgtgtgtgtgtgtgtgtgtgtgtgtgtgtgtgtgttcctaaatataatctgttcaggctatataatgttacttgtatatatattttaagggctgaccatttggtattggatatcCAATTCATGTGCTCTTTCCTGAGTaagactatttctccagctctcaacatttttaattatatttcttgaGTGAGGTGTCGAGGGCatctactttggcatgtctataTTTGTTGTCTTTTTCCAGCTCATGTTTAGGTTCATTTTGGTGAGACTTTAGGtatgtagcttctgatattactaggagacatagTCTCACAGCAAACCATCTGAACCTTTGGtccttacaatctttcttttcCCTATCCTGCAATATtgcctgagccttaggtgtggaagatgttttgtagatatattcCCCCTGGGATTGGGCTCCACATTGCTGTTATATTTACACTAGctagaacatggaaacaacataCATGTCTTTCAACTGATACATGAATAATGAAAGTATGGTGCATAATATGGAATATTtatatgtaaagaaaaatgaaataatgaactttgcaggtaaatggatagaactagtaAAGATTATATTCAATGAGCTAACCTAGGTCTAGAAATACACAGGTTGTATGTTCTCTCTTATTGGAgtctcctagctccaaatcttcataTAGAAGTGTAGACTTAACCACTCATCAAGGAAACATTCCTTTGCAACACACAAAAACCACTACATAAAACAACTGATCAAATCATGTTCAACTTCTGATGTGGCCTCCATTTCAGTCTGTGTTCTTCAAGTTAGGTATGAATCTCAGGAATGTGCACAACACACCCCTCATTGTAGCTGAAACCTTTTCTAACTATGTGTACACTTGCAATTTCTAGGTCAATTGGAGCATTGCATGTTCTTAGAAGATGTGCCCCCAGAGTTTGGAAGTCACCCTGATTATAATGCAGTGTTAACAACCTGCAaaaacagaatgcaaaagcaTTTTTGACAGAAAGCTGTAtatgttcctgtctcctcacttaTTTATGACAAAGGCTACAACCTGACACCTTTAACTTCACCAAAGCAGTTTTGTCAAGATGTGTTCAAAATCATTTATTCATGTCTTTTAGAACCCTGATAGACTTTGATTCTTCCTTCATTTGTGTAAATAACCAAAAACATTGTTAAGATGTGTGCAGttgcacacaaatgcatataaagGCACAGAGGTGTGAGTATCACAGGTGAACAAATTTTTATACCACATGCTCCCATGTACGTTTAGAGTAGGACCCAAATACGCGTTACTACCCCAGAAGCTCCTGTTTTACCAGTCACTTCAAACAATTTGCTTTTCttaaccatatatatatatatatatatatatatatatatatatatatcattattgaaataacagaaaaataagtttACACCTATATCAtcaaaaaaaatgtcttcaaaaaCTGTTCTACTAAGAGGAAAGAGGCCTAAGACCCACGGCCTTTCGCAGAGCCTCTTTGACCTCCTTATTTCTCAAACTGTACACCACTGGGTTGAGTAGAGGAGTGATGACAGTATAGGTCACTGAGATGAGTCTGTCCTGTCCAAGGGAACTCTGGGACTTGGGTTTCAGGTAGATGATAGAGGCACAGCCATAGTGGATGATGACCACAGTGAGGTGGGAGGCACAGGTGGCAAAGGCCTTCTTCCGACCTTCAGCAGAGGCAATCTTGAGGATGGTGGAGATGATGACAACATAAGAGATAAAGACAAGACCCATGGGTAAGACAAGGACACAGACACTGACAACAAAGTTGATGATTTCATTGATAGTGGTATCAACGCAGGCCAGCTTCAACAGGGGTCTCACATCACAGAAGAAGTGAGCAATAACAAAGCCATCACAGAAGGGCAGGCCAAACACTGATGTAACTTGGACAATAGCCATGCCTAGGCCAATTCCCAGTGACCCACATGCCAAGTGGATACAGACCTTCTTGCCCATGATGACTGAATATCTTAGAGGATTGCAGAtagccacatagcggtcataacCCATTGCTGTGAGAAGAAAACAGTTGTTGATGCCAAAAGTTAGATAAAAGAAGAGCTGGCCTGCACAGCCTTGGATATCTATGGCCTGGTAAGGATAAAGAAGGCCAGAGAGCATTCGAGGAATGATGGCAAGAGTATAGAAAGTCTCAGAGATGGAGAGCATGCTCAGAAAAAAGTACATGGGTGTATGGAGATGACGGTCCAGGCGAATAATAGTCACAATGATCACATTGCCAGACAGAGTCAGAAGGTATAATGTcaggaaaacaataaagaagacaagTCTGTGCTGCCAATCAAAACTGGAGAAGCCTTCAAAGAGGAACTCAGTCACAAAGGTGGAGTTCTTCTTTGACATTGAGGCAGGTGTAGGCTTCAGGGAGGCAGGCAAAGGGAAGAAGGTTATGAGTCATCAAATACAAAACAGAGCAGGTAAGACTAAGACCTAATAAGGAGCATGTCCTGCCCAGGTTGGGCTCTAGATACCAATGTCATAAGGACTCAGCTGTTGTTGCCTTGTTCAGACTTCCTCTATGTCCACCCTCTTCTTTTGAACTGCAGAGCAGATAAAGGGGGACCCTTGGATTCAGGGCAGAGATAGAAATAATATGTAGAGTAAAATCTAGTTAAATGAGACTTGTAGAGACAGTGACCTGATTTCAATTTTTGACCCTCTAGCCAGAAAATTGAATTGCCTAAGCATTTGATATTTCTGTCTTTAAGTTTTAAGGATCTCTTTTTCTATACTGATTTCACTATTTTCTATTCCCACCAACAATATGTAAGATTTCCAGTTTCCCCCAACTCTTGCTATACCTTTATGGTAGGTTTATAATATCATATCACCTCACTGTTAGCAAGTATTTCCTTGTGCtgtggatttgcatttcccccatGATTAGTGATAACTAGCAAGTTTCTGCACACCtgaattgaaaacaaaacttttaagCAGCTGACTCTTGTATATTTGTATTGACTGTGGCTCAGAGCAAAAACGACAGCTTATGGAAACAATGTAGACATCCCTAGACATAAGCTGGAAAAATGAAAACCTGACATACATATAGAACTGAATGCTATCCTGCATTACAGGAATGAAATACTGCATTTGCAATATAATTGATAAATAAGTATTATCATTATATTGCAAGTTAAATGAGTAATGGATAAGTATGTATTATCATTATATTGCAAATTAAATGGGTGACTCACAGAAGAACAAATACTGAGTGGTTTCATTtatatgagatttttaaaagtgtCAAATGGTAAAAGCAAAGAATGGTATTTACCAGAATATAAGACCAGGGAATTATGGAGTGGTAATTCAACTGCTATAACATTTCAGTTCTACAACATGAGTTAGGTTTTCATATCATCCCTACAGAATAGTGTATATAGTTGATGAGATTTCATTGCCaacttaaaaattgttttaaggtTTTTATCTCATGTTAAAATGTTTTACTACCAAAAGGGGGGCATCAAGGACACAAGGAAATCCTTGCAGGTGATAAACATGCCTTTACTTGGTGGTAGTGAAGTTTTCCTGAATGAATGCCTATGGTCAAATTTGTCACATGTATATACCAAATACACCTAGTTGAGTAGGTATTCATTATCTTTTGgttaaactgttttgttttttatttgatggTAAAActctttaaagaaatcaaggcacAACTTGTTGATATTGACGAAGTAGCTCTAGATCATGGGAAAGGCAATTGAGATATTACATATAACcagcatatttaaatatttcccaACATATTTTGAATTATAACACCTTAGATCAAATGAACACTTACCTAGGAAAGGATAAAAGTCATCAGAGATTAATATTTTTTCTATCCTGTCAGCTGCATTCAATGTCAAGTTCCCTGTAAAGATCCTAGGATGAGGTCTCTACAGAATCCTATCTCAGTCTTCATTGTCTCAATAAGCCTGGCGTCTACCACCCATTGTCAtcctgaaaaatagaaaaagctgCGTGTCTACTCCCTGTCTTCCCAGAGATCCTGCCATAATTATCCTCTCCCACCACAAAACATGGTTTCTAAAAGGCAGTATAGGAACTCTTGAATTCTAGCCCCAAGGAGGAAAGAGCATAAATGAGCCTGGTGTTATACTTtcaaagaggaaaagggaaaattcATTTAATCACAGAAAGAAACATTGTCTTATGCTCATTTCACTTCTTCATTTCATGATTTATTTGGTAGAGAAAGGAGCTAGCCCATCTATGCTTTTTATCTTCCCACAATGCTCTCAGCCTGGGAGACTACTGGAGGAAATCAAAGCTTGTATCCTTGGCCAAGCTTAACAATTAACTTCATCTAGAAAGTCAAGAGTCCATTGAATTGTTTCTCTTTCACTTTTATTCACTCTAAGGCAATTCCTCCTGAAGATATCTTTCCTGTCTCTACCCCCTTACTTCTACTTCCCACCCACACTAAAACTGATGTTTGTTACCATTTCCTGTGTTATTTGCTGTTGTCTCTAAATCCATTTATCTCGTTTGGTTGATCAAAGCTCATATCTTCTTCCTGAATGCTTCAATCATGTTTTCCCCGCCCCAGAAGATCTGGTCATTAAATTCTCCTGCGTAAATCCTAAAATTGTTTTTTGAACCTTTAAGCATAATATTCAAATTCACGTGAAAATTGATTATAGTAATATAGCAGAGAGCTGCCATGGCCATTAACCAGGTTAATGTAGGTGAAGAATCTGGTCCAGTACTTTACACACAGGAAGCCCTTCAAAATGGGAATGTTATTAGTGGATATTCCTTTTTGCAAAGGAGCCAGAATACGTTATGGTAGAGATGGAGGTAggagatttaattaaaaattcaggGATTTGTAAACaatcatttgaatattttaaacttGACATGAGTTTTATCATTTCTCTCCTGTTTACACATAGAATTTCTTTTcatagttaaaaaaattaaacttttatgGGGCTAGGAGATAGCTCACTGATAAATGAACTAACCATGCCAGTGGGGCCATCTGCATATGAGCTCTGACCCCACAtaatggtaaaaggagagaatcaactccacaaaaATATCATCTGACCTGaacatacatgccatggcacatgtaccccccacacacacatacccatcaTGTATACACcaacacaaaataacaaataaaatttatttactatAATCATCTCTGTAGCCCCCAGGCCTCAAGAAGGAGCTCATGTCTGATTGCCTGGATGGACAGAAACCAGGGGCTGGAAATCCCAGAGACCCAGGGTAGAATCAAAcacaactaggaaaaaaatcaatgaaatgattactaATGAGATTGTGCTATGCTCATTTATCAGTGCCTAGCCCATTTgccatcagagaaacatcattcAGCAACTAATGGGGGCAGATGCAGAGAggcacagccaaacactaggcaaaGCCAGAAAAACCCCACAGAAGAAGCAGGGTaaagattgtaggaaccagagggattGAGGACACCTTGAAAACacacccacagaatcaactaagcagggttcataagggatcacagagactgaagcagtaatcACGTACCCTGTACTGCTCTGAGCTAGGACCTCTGCACACatgttatggttgtatagcttggtgtttttgtgggactcctaacagtgggagtgggagtgtctctgactcttgcctgctcttaggaccttTTTCCTCCTAACGGGCTGCCCCATCCAGCTtcgatatgagggtttgtgcctagttttattgtaaCTTTTTATTCCTTGttgggttgatatccctgggagacctgctcttttttttttttttttttttttttttttttttttttttttttttttttttttaacagaaacttAGGAGAAGTGAATCTAGgggaaagagaaagtggggaggaagaccgggaagagtggagggagggcaaACTAAAATCagaatgtaatgtatgagagaagaataaaagaaaaaaaaaaccctctctgAAGGTTCAACAATCAGATGTATGCACATATGTTATCCTCACTAAGGTAtagagtaattttaaaaaaaaagttttagctTTGCTTTAATCCTTTCCGTGCTGATGCCCTTCATTTTACTTCTCTCGGATCAGAATAGCCTGTCTAATCAAAACACCTAGGAACATGTTTTAGTGACTCCCAGGTCTCGTGTTTGGTTAAGTTTGGAACCCATGAGCAATAAATCAGTCtcattgtgtatgtatacactAAAATTCATGCGTGCTAGTCTTAAAAGTAATCCCATTCCGTTTACTGGAAAATCTCATCCATGCCTATGACTTCTGAGTATCCCTGTTTCTATTTTCCATTAGTCAGCTGTAAATTATTAACATCTTTAAAGACTCTATTCCAGGAAAAGTAAGTGGTAGACTCCAAGAGATATAACAATCAGTAGGGAGCATAGAATGGTAGGACAAATGTGTGATAGACTCCAGAAGACATAATAATCagtaggaagcagagaatggGGTGGTACATTAACAGCATTGGCAAGAGTAAGATTCTGTCATTAGTGTCTTGGACATTTAgataagaagggaagaaatgagaaaaaaaataatttaaagatggaaagaaactcaaactcAAAAAGTGTCTGTGACTCTGaattttgtgtttcctttcctttttttcaaataaacaacaaaggGTGAAACAAGGCTTGTCCATGATCTAATACTAGGTAAGCAAAGTATCTCTAGATTTTCCTAAAGAAAAATCTTACCCTGTTGCTTtatgaatgttttaatttttgtatatttttgaggttataatttaactgtaatatttctcccttccctttcctcccttcaaagcCCCTCACATACTCCTCTTCACTctacttcaaattcatggcctctttttttcactaCTGAATTTTTAATGTCTCCTATGCATTTTGGTTGCTATGtccaaaacttatttttattttatgcgtcAAATAATTTCTTCAGCAATTCACTATGTTCAACAATCATAAATAAAAGACTGTgttagagggagggaaagaaaaatgacCGTGGTGGTCTTCATAGGCTAGGAGACTGCATTCTTGAGGAGTCTTTGGAATATGGACCCAATTAAAGGCCCTTAATGGGTTTCATTTCACTCCTCTCTGCATTATTTAATGATTCATCTATATTcccaaattcacagaaatcataTTCTCCTCTATAAGTGACTGTG comes from the Onychomys torridus chromosome 11, mOncTor1.1, whole genome shotgun sequence genome and includes:
- the LOC118593522 gene encoding olfactory receptor 10J3-like; protein product: MSKKNSTFVTEFLFEGFSSFDWQHRLVFFIVFLTLYLLTLSGNVIIVTIIRLDRHLHTPMYFFLSMLSISETFYTLAIIPRMLSGLLYPYQAIDIQGCAGQLFFYLTFGINNCFLLTAMGYDRYVAICNPLRYSVIMGKKVCIHLACGSLGIGLGMAIVQVTSVFGLPFCDGFVIAHFFCDVRPLLKLACVDTTINEIINFVVSVCVLVLPMGLVFISYVVIISTILKIASAEGRKKAFATCASHLTVVIIHYGCASIIYLKPKSQSSLGQDRLISVTYTVITPLLNPVVYSLRNKEVKEALRKAVGLRPLSS